A window from Leptospira meyeri encodes these proteins:
- a CDS encoding MFS transporter, whose translation MNQIIFYFAFAIGTFASSCFLYSIVIFCQTLDTVKGFSGIVFFFLFLPFPIFFLYTGYLLDHFSKKWVVVSFQFFLFVASFLLGAFSELFQSYPLLLLPLAFVNGIGMTTVLPGRMAILREVMESHRLVFHTIAGNLLLIFAFGMSPLAVGWFREEGGYSSLFLVLASFHFFSMVAFTMLRYDLKIHNLNDGLGVSKLEKIPSFSANLKLVLDFLKLDPVSRQVMYMAILSMLALGPIQVILPKYVRNELGLGELARGTVLVFLGPGLFLGGVLTILFHHLERKGLVLLIVFSLSSFFFLGFVPFGKPEATSFFLFCFGVSGGVLSSLLPAILQKRAEDGLRGRILSLYTVCFQFTPAVSGFFSALLADTIGPQLTFGILGGMFLCFALFSFLQYKELRQS comes from the coding sequence TTGAATCAAATCATATTTTATTTTGCCTTTGCAATTGGTACCTTTGCCAGTAGTTGTTTTTTGTATTCGATCGTTATTTTTTGTCAAACCTTGGACACCGTAAAGGGTTTCTCGGGGATAGTTTTCTTTTTCCTATTTTTACCTTTTCCCATTTTCTTCCTATACACAGGATATTTACTCGATCATTTTTCCAAAAAATGGGTGGTTGTGAGTTTTCAGTTTTTTCTATTTGTCGCATCATTTTTGTTAGGTGCTTTTTCTGAACTTTTCCAATCTTATCCACTTTTATTATTACCTTTGGCTTTTGTGAATGGGATCGGAATGACAACAGTGCTTCCTGGGCGAATGGCGATTTTACGAGAAGTGATGGAGTCGCATCGGCTTGTTTTTCATACCATTGCTGGAAACTTACTTTTAATTTTTGCTTTTGGGATGAGTCCACTGGCTGTGGGTTGGTTTCGGGAAGAGGGCGGGTATTCATCTCTTTTTTTGGTTTTAGCTTCATTCCATTTTTTTTCTATGGTCGCCTTTACAATGTTAAGGTACGATTTAAAAATTCATAATTTAAACGATGGTTTGGGTGTTTCCAAACTTGAGAAAATTCCTTCATTCTCTGCAAATCTGAAACTAGTTTTAGATTTCCTAAAACTAGATCCAGTCTCTAGACAAGTGATGTATATGGCAATCCTCAGTATGCTTGCTCTTGGCCCCATCCAAGTCATCCTTCCTAAATATGTGCGAAATGAACTGGGACTTGGGGAGCTCGCAAGGGGGACGGTTCTTGTCTTTTTAGGGCCGGGTTTGTTCCTGGGCGGAGTTCTCACCATCCTCTTCCATCATTTGGAAAGAAAGGGTCTTGTTCTACTGATTGTATTTTCTTTATCCTCTTTTTTCTTTTTGGGATTTGTTCCTTTTGGAAAACCAGAAGCCACTTCTTTCTTTTTGTTTTGTTTTGGAGTGTCTGGGGGAGTTCTTTCGAGTCTCCTTCCGGCCATTTTGCAAAAACGTGCCGAGGATGGGCTCCGCGGGAGAATCCTATCTCTTTATACGGTGTGTTTCCAATTCACACCGGCGGTTTCTGGATTTTTTTCTGCCCTACTTGCGGACACCATTGGGCCGCAACTTACCTTTGGAATTCTCGGTGGGATGTTTCTCTGTTTTGCCTTGTTTTCTTTTCTCCAATACAAAGAATTACGGCAGAGTTAA
- a CDS encoding DNA translocase FtsK, producing MDPKKSVWGWTFPRKDFLPYLLVFSGVFLLLSLFSFQEGDDGSLFNWFGRLGHYIAFTLLYILGKSSFLLAGFILMLGVLSLRNPDFDRLSKALFFPLFLVATTVSLNLLETPLGHVGDSGGILGQFFSWVFSYLFGETGRILVVFFLYLYFAVIWLEDGAWSFTFAAINKYSNGIYRLMGGRNELPHLRLPSFLESVVSTRRGTEDEIRNKQWFAVQTEEESKEDLSNHFWNVVADEKKTPNPNGISRSKRDGSNRNSYFQEERNSVESNDQGEGIEVIPSRKTPSVRYRNTSHFEGFFDEAGKVFRFQKQESKLDSFAEFEKNEILISKLKLTDHRRAPAELEEIESTRESKILFQFPEAKWKPKLDEALGLENLELPKLDPVKSAFGRDTQILESSSLSSFVYDEEEDLEEETSEETESVEIRSETSSFSYTKEEVNTTSEAIQIPESVRLSLVEETGWDASDEEESSEEDDEENQDIYEEETLETLAVEESSPLVKSNLSSGNFGKKKLEPKESKEQQELMFGSMVPKPKLKKGKYYISPRLLSSHQVPVANILKNDSELDLISRKIEESTGHFGIESKVITKERGPIITRYEITIPNGIKLNRIVSLSDEIRAYLEVKNIRIVAPIPGKASIGIEVPNRIREDVFLSEILKDTILQHKAKDLSICIGKDISGKLVMIDIAKLPHLLVAGTTGSGKSVSINAMITSLICTRSPEEVRFIMIDPKMVEMTLYEGIPHLLMPVITDPKKATKALSWAIQEMESRYQMISQLKSRDFKSFNEKVDEYAHAKGFQKLPYIVIFIDELADLMMVSGKDLEEQIQRISQKARAVGIHLVMATQRPSVDVITGVIKANCPARVAFQVAQKTDSRTILDTSGAETLLGKGDFLYRSPTSSDLMRIQAPFIEEKEIESIVEEAKKQGAPAYVEMNWDDETSIEMASDEDEELFDEAWNIVVTEKKASASYLQRRMRIGYNKAARLMELMEMRGYVSPQVGAKPREILRSA from the coding sequence ATGGACCCTAAAAAATCCGTATGGGGATGGACTTTTCCACGCAAAGACTTCCTTCCGTATCTATTAGTATTTTCCGGTGTGTTTTTACTTCTCTCTCTCTTTTCGTTTCAGGAAGGGGATGATGGGTCGCTTTTCAATTGGTTTGGAAGGCTTGGTCATTACATTGCCTTTACATTACTTTATATTTTAGGAAAGTCCTCTTTTTTACTCGCAGGTTTTATTTTGATGTTAGGTGTTCTTTCTTTACGAAACCCTGACTTTGATCGACTCAGTAAGGCTCTTTTTTTCCCTCTCTTTCTTGTTGCGACGACTGTGAGTTTGAATCTTTTGGAAACTCCTCTGGGTCATGTCGGAGATAGCGGTGGAATCCTTGGGCAATTTTTCTCTTGGGTTTTTTCTTATCTCTTTGGAGAGACAGGGCGAATCCTAGTCGTATTCTTTTTATACTTATACTTTGCAGTGATTTGGTTAGAAGACGGGGCTTGGTCTTTTACATTTGCTGCTATCAACAAATACTCCAATGGAATTTACCGGTTGATGGGAGGAAGAAACGAACTTCCTCATTTGAGACTACCTTCCTTTTTAGAATCAGTGGTTTCGACTCGCCGAGGAACGGAAGATGAAATTCGAAACAAACAATGGTTTGCTGTGCAGACAGAAGAAGAATCAAAAGAAGATCTTTCCAATCATTTTTGGAATGTGGTGGCAGATGAGAAAAAAACTCCGAATCCAAATGGAATTTCCCGTTCCAAAAGAGATGGTTCTAACCGGAATTCCTATTTCCAAGAGGAAAGAAATTCTGTGGAGAGTAATGATCAAGGGGAAGGTATTGAAGTAATTCCATCCCGTAAAACACCATCCGTTCGTTACCGCAATACTTCACATTTTGAAGGATTTTTTGATGAGGCAGGAAAAGTATTTCGATTTCAAAAACAAGAATCCAAACTCGATTCTTTTGCCGAATTTGAGAAAAATGAAATTTTGATTTCGAAATTAAAACTAACTGATCACAGGCGAGCACCTGCGGAATTGGAAGAGATTGAAAGTACCAGAGAATCTAAAATTCTTTTCCAATTTCCGGAGGCCAAATGGAAACCAAAATTGGATGAGGCTCTAGGATTAGAAAATTTAGAACTTCCAAAACTAGACCCTGTAAAGTCTGCTTTTGGTAGAGATACCCAAATTCTTGAGTCCTCTAGTCTTTCTTCCTTTGTTTATGATGAGGAAGAGGATTTGGAAGAAGAAACATCTGAGGAAACAGAATCTGTAGAGATTCGGTCCGAAACAAGTTCGTTCTCCTACACAAAAGAAGAAGTAAATACAACTTCAGAGGCCATTCAAATTCCAGAATCGGTTCGTTTGTCTCTTGTGGAAGAAACCGGTTGGGATGCAAGTGATGAGGAAGAATCTTCTGAAGAAGATGATGAGGAAAACCAAGACATTTACGAAGAGGAAACTCTGGAAACATTGGCGGTGGAAGAGAGTTCTCCATTAGTAAAATCCAATCTTAGTTCTGGAAATTTTGGAAAGAAAAAGTTAGAACCAAAAGAATCGAAAGAACAACAAGAACTGATGTTTGGTTCTATGGTTCCCAAACCTAAACTAAAAAAGGGTAAGTATTATATCTCTCCAAGGCTTCTTTCTTCTCACCAAGTTCCAGTAGCGAACATTCTAAAAAATGATTCTGAACTGGATTTGATCTCTCGCAAAATCGAAGAGTCCACTGGGCATTTTGGAATTGAATCCAAAGTGATTACCAAGGAAAGAGGGCCCATCATCACAAGGTATGAGATCACCATCCCGAATGGAATCAAACTGAACCGGATTGTTTCCCTATCAGATGAAATTCGTGCCTACCTCGAAGTGAAAAATATTCGGATTGTGGCACCTATCCCTGGTAAGGCGTCGATTGGAATCGAAGTTCCAAACCGAATCCGTGAAGATGTATTTTTGTCAGAGATTCTAAAAGATACCATCCTCCAACATAAGGCCAAAGACTTATCCATCTGTATTGGAAAAGATATCTCCGGAAAACTTGTGATGATCGATATCGCCAAACTTCCTCACTTACTTGTGGCAGGAACCACGGGTTCTGGTAAGTCGGTGAGTATCAATGCGATGATCACAAGTCTTATCTGCACTCGTTCCCCCGAAGAAGTGCGTTTCATTATGATCGATCCAAAAATGGTAGAGATGACTCTTTATGAAGGAATCCCGCACCTCCTTATGCCAGTGATCACAGATCCTAAAAAAGCAACAAAGGCTCTCTCTTGGGCCATCCAAGAAATGGAGAGCCGTTACCAAATGATCTCGCAATTGAAAAGTAGGGACTTCAAAAGTTTCAATGAAAAGGTGGATGAATATGCTCATGCGAAGGGCTTTCAAAAACTGCCGTACATTGTGATCTTTATTGATGAGCTTGCGGACTTAATGATGGTTTCAGGAAAGGATTTGGAAGAACAGATCCAAAGGATTTCCCAAAAAGCAAGAGCGGTCGGAATCCATTTGGTGATGGCAACCCAAAGGCCGTCTGTGGATGTGATCACAGGTGTGATCAAAGCCAATTGTCCGGCTCGGGTGGCCTTCCAAGTGGCGCAAAAAACAGACTCTAGAACCATTCTGGATACCAGTGGGGCTGAGACCCTACTTGGAAAAGGGGACTTCTTATACCGGTCTCCGACTTCCAGCGACCTTATGCGAATCCAAGCACCCTTTATCGAAGAAAAAGAAATTGAGTCCATTGTGGAAGAGGCCAAAAAACAGGGTGCTCCTGCTTACGTGGAAATGAATTGGGACGATGAAACGAGCATTGAAATGGCCTCAGACGAAGATGAGGAACTTTTTGATGAAGCGTGGAACATTGTAGTCACCGAAAAAAAGGCTAGTGCAAGTTACTTACAAAGAAGGATGAGAATCGGTTACAACAAAGCGGCAAGGCTTATGGAACTGATGGAAATGAGGGGTTATGTTTCACCTCAAGTCGGGGCTAAACCCCGGGAAATCCTGCGTTCAGCGTAA
- the rplM gene encoding 50S ribosomal protein L13: protein MELLSKAHKTPSIAKEAVQKQWFVVDATDKTLGRLASQVASRLRGKHKSTFTPNQDCGDNIIIVNASKVAVTGRKREQKIYYHHSRYPGGMTAIAFHKLIQENPERVIMEAVKGMLPKSKLGDQMLRNCRVFAGNDHNLGAQKPLKLELK, encoded by the coding sequence ATGGAACTATTGTCTAAAGCCCACAAGACCCCTTCTATTGCAAAAGAAGCCGTACAAAAACAGTGGTTTGTTGTGGACGCAACTGATAAGACTCTCGGAAGATTGGCAAGTCAAGTAGCTTCTCGCCTTCGCGGAAAACACAAATCTACCTTCACTCCTAACCAGGATTGTGGTGATAACATCATTATCGTTAATGCTTCGAAAGTGGCTGTAACAGGTCGCAAAAGAGAACAAAAAATTTACTACCACCATTCACGTTACCCAGGTGGTATGACAGCAATTGCTTTTCACAAACTGATTCAAGAGAATCCAGAAAGAGTGATCATGGAAGCTGTTAAAGGAATGTTACCTAAATCTAAGTTAGGTGACCAAATGTTGAGAAATTGCCGCGTATTTGCTGGTAATGACCACAACTTGGGAGCTCAAAAGCCCCTAAAACTGGAGTTGAAATAA
- the rpsI gene encoding 30S ribosomal protein S9 — MAQKAVWAVGRRKTSVARAKIASGTGKITVNHKDVKDYIKNGEHLVRRALEPLLVLEARDKYDIALNVTGGGVVGQVGAIRHAVARALVAFNESLKPTLKKEGFLTRDSRMVERKKYGLRKARRGTQFSKR; from the coding sequence ATGGCGCAAAAAGCAGTTTGGGCAGTAGGCCGACGCAAAACATCCGTTGCACGTGCAAAAATCGCATCTGGAACTGGAAAAATCACAGTAAACCATAAAGATGTAAAAGATTACATTAAAAACGGAGAGCACTTAGTTCGTCGTGCTCTTGAACCTCTTCTTGTTTTAGAAGCTCGTGACAAATACGACATTGCACTCAATGTAACTGGTGGTGGAGTGGTTGGCCAAGTGGGAGCTATCCGTCATGCAGTGGCTCGCGCACTTGTGGCATTCAATGAGTCTTTGAAACCAACTTTGAAAAAAGAAGGATTTCTCACTCGCGATAGCCGTATGGTGGAACGTAAAAAATACGGTCTACGCAAAGCTCGTCGAGGAACTCAGTTCTCTAAACGTTAA
- the alaS gene encoding alanine--tRNA ligase, whose protein sequence is MMSKTVREIAELYTSYFKGKGHTIVPSSSLIPKGDPTLLFTTAGMVQFKPLFTGAVELPYTRAASVQKCVRTTDLEVVGKTERHCTFFEMLGNFSFGDYFKKEAIEYALDFSLNHLHIPKEKIWVTIYLDDDEAKKIWMEAGIPEERIVRLGKKDNFWGPAGDSGACGPCSELYLDRGPEKGGPNCGNSPDCKPGCECDRYLEYWNLVFNQFNQTVSGELLPLKQTGIDTGSGLERVAMLLQEVDSVYDTDELKSIIRKIEELSGKTYDESTKQSFRVITDHSRSVFFSLGDGIYPDRTGRGYVIRRLIRRASLFARKLGIHEPFLYKLIATLRDLYSVRYPELKDKAGDIESILKKEEELFLHTLEVGLEELESLLSQMKSNGETLVTGKEGFRLYSTYGFPREMTKELVEDRGFGFDDKGFEAELEKDRDLSRASWKGKKVQYLTGISASPELKTEFLGYTETKSNAKVLYLFVDGKSVKEAIQGSDAVVVLDKTPFYAEGGGQIGDWGYLKKEGFQFQVQDTQKENETFLHLGIILKGKISVGETIEAEIDTARRQNLANHHSGTHLLNGALRRILGTHVAQKGSIVSSDYLRFDFSHPKALSEEEIISIEKDVNEAVNAKIPVKTEVLDIDTAKQSGALSMFDEKYGSSVRVISMGDKSKEFCGGTHVSNTKEIGYFAIIKEGSPGAGNRRVEAICGDSVIEYFLSQFQTLAAKIETHNLSAKETFGDLKEFGIVSPVPAPEDLQSLFVKEGNAAVEHLRKLREDLETELEEKSASLFKAKKKKEQLSFQMNPELVDGLLKKAHSFSKGKVVTEVFEAVDAKALKDLADSLKAKEPEILCLFGSIDGEASTLVFMCNKVLNERGIHCGDLLKETLVMLDGKGGGRPDMAQGGGKKPESLGVALEFALELSKKKLG, encoded by the coding sequence ATGATGTCGAAAACCGTCCGCGAAATTGCAGAGTTGTATACTAGTTACTTCAAAGGGAAAGGCCACACCATTGTGCCTTCCTCAAGCCTCATCCCTAAGGGTGATCCAACACTTTTATTCACAACCGCCGGAATGGTTCAGTTCAAACCTTTGTTTACGGGAGCTGTGGAGTTACCCTACACTCGCGCTGCTTCGGTTCAAAAATGTGTTCGCACTACCGATTTAGAGGTGGTTGGGAAAACAGAAAGACATTGTACGTTCTTTGAAATGCTTGGAAATTTTTCCTTTGGCGATTATTTCAAAAAAGAAGCCATTGAATACGCGTTAGATTTTTCATTAAACCATCTCCATATTCCAAAAGAAAAAATTTGGGTGACCATTTACTTAGATGATGATGAAGCCAAAAAGATTTGGATGGAAGCCGGAATCCCAGAAGAACGAATTGTAAGGCTTGGGAAAAAAGATAATTTTTGGGGACCTGCGGGCGACAGTGGGGCCTGTGGTCCTTGTTCGGAATTGTATTTGGATCGTGGTCCAGAAAAAGGGGGCCCGAATTGTGGAAATAGTCCCGATTGTAAACCAGGTTGTGAGTGCGATCGTTATTTAGAATATTGGAATTTAGTATTTAACCAATTTAACCAAACTGTTTCTGGGGAACTCCTTCCATTAAAACAAACAGGAATTGATACAGGATCTGGGCTTGAGCGAGTGGCTATGTTACTGCAAGAAGTGGATTCTGTTTACGATACAGATGAATTAAAATCCATCATTCGTAAAATTGAAGAGTTATCTGGAAAAACTTACGACGAATCTACAAAACAATCTTTCCGAGTGATCACAGACCATTCCCGTTCCGTATTCTTTTCGTTAGGGGACGGAATTTATCCTGATCGAACGGGACGTGGGTATGTGATTCGTAGGCTCATTCGAAGAGCCTCACTTTTTGCAAGGAAACTGGGAATCCACGAACCATTTTTATACAAATTAATTGCGACACTTCGAGATTTGTATAGTGTTCGGTATCCTGAACTGAAAGACAAAGCGGGAGACATTGAATCCATCTTAAAAAAAGAAGAAGAACTCTTTTTACACACTTTAGAAGTGGGATTGGAAGAATTAGAATCTTTGTTAAGCCAGATGAAATCAAATGGCGAAACTTTGGTTACTGGAAAAGAAGGGTTTCGATTGTATTCCACTTATGGGTTCCCACGTGAAATGACAAAAGAACTTGTGGAAGACCGAGGGTTTGGTTTTGATGATAAGGGATTTGAAGCCGAACTTGAAAAAGACCGTGATCTTTCTCGTGCTAGTTGGAAAGGAAAAAAAGTCCAATACCTAACTGGCATTAGCGCAAGTCCCGAACTCAAAACAGAATTTTTAGGATATACAGAAACAAAATCTAACGCCAAAGTTTTATATCTTTTTGTGGATGGAAAGTCTGTGAAAGAGGCAATCCAAGGATCGGATGCTGTTGTGGTTCTCGACAAAACTCCATTTTATGCGGAGGGCGGTGGTCAAATCGGTGACTGGGGATACCTAAAAAAAGAGGGATTCCAGTTCCAAGTCCAAGACACTCAAAAAGAAAACGAAACCTTTTTACATCTCGGAATCATTTTGAAAGGGAAAATTTCTGTAGGGGAAACCATTGAAGCAGAGATTGACACCGCTCGTCGCCAAAATTTAGCCAACCACCACTCCGGCACACATTTGTTAAACGGAGCCCTTCGTAGAATTCTCGGGACTCACGTGGCACAAAAAGGTTCCATAGTTTCTTCTGATTATTTACGATTTGATTTTTCGCATCCAAAAGCTCTTTCGGAAGAAGAAATTATCTCTATCGAAAAAGATGTAAATGAGGCAGTGAATGCCAAAATTCCCGTCAAAACAGAAGTTTTGGACATCGATACTGCTAAACAATCGGGCGCCTTATCCATGTTTGATGAGAAATATGGGAGTTCTGTTCGTGTGATTTCTATGGGTGATAAGTCCAAAGAATTTTGTGGGGGAACCCATGTTTCGAACACAAAAGAAATAGGATACTTTGCTATCATCAAAGAAGGAAGCCCTGGTGCAGGAAACCGTAGGGTCGAAGCCATTTGTGGGGATTCCGTCATTGAATACTTTTTATCGCAGTTCCAAACACTGGCAGCAAAAATAGAAACTCATAACTTGTCAGCCAAAGAAACCTTTGGAGATTTGAAAGAATTTGGAATTGTTTCTCCAGTGCCAGCTCCCGAAGACTTACAAAGCCTTTTTGTGAAAGAAGGAAATGCCGCAGTTGAACATTTACGAAAACTTCGAGAGGATTTAGAAACGGAACTCGAAGAAAAGTCCGCTTCCCTTTTCAAAGCAAAAAAGAAAAAGGAACAATTAAGCTTTCAAATGAATCCAGAACTTGTGGATGGACTTCTGAAGAAAGCACATTCCTTTTCCAAAGGAAAAGTGGTGACAGAAGTTTTTGAAGCTGTCGATGCAAAAGCTTTAAAAGATTTAGCAGATAGTCTCAAAGCCAAAGAACCAGAAATCCTATGCCTATTTGGATCAATTGATGGGGAAGCGAGTACACTTGTATTTATGTGTAACAAGGTTTTGAATGAAAGGGGAATCCACTGTGGGGATCTATTAAAAGAAACCTTGGTGATGTTAGATGGTAAGGGAGGGGGAAGACCAGATATGGCACAAGGTGGTGGCAAAAAACCGGAGAGCCTTGGAGTCGCTTTGGAATTTGCCTTGGAACTTTCCAAAAAGAAATTAGGATAA
- the thiL gene encoding thiamine-phosphate kinase produces the protein MKESEIIRTLFGRTPPPEDDCYFLAPNRLVTTDSLSEGTHFLHEWSDAAILARKLVEVNVSDIIASGGKPKECFLNLGLSPLSQKKEWVRSFSKELRKSLDQYGMKLAGGDTFSASKTQLALTVVGTVEKPWLRSGGKFGDYLYLTGTLGLSQLGYKTLKKKSKEKKYKEAVDRHLSPKSRYAILNKLKAFKIHACMDITDGLIQDSERLALTSKGRLKIQIESIPLHPLAVKELGIDLCLGSGEELELLFLSPEILPPELVGVPVTMIGKLEDGKPGVLFQKEGKNYHPKTRGYLHFSEEE, from the coding sequence TTGAAAGAATCCGAAATTATACGCACTTTGTTTGGACGAACTCCTCCTCCTGAGGACGATTGTTACTTCTTGGCACCGAACCGCCTCGTCACCACGGACTCTTTGTCCGAAGGCACCCATTTTCTCCACGAATGGTCAGATGCAGCCATTTTGGCGAGAAAACTTGTCGAAGTGAATGTTTCCGACATCATTGCCTCTGGTGGAAAACCAAAGGAATGTTTTTTAAACCTAGGTCTATCCCCTCTTTCTCAGAAAAAAGAATGGGTTCGTAGTTTTTCCAAGGAATTACGGAAATCCTTAGACCAATATGGGATGAAACTAGCGGGAGGCGACACCTTTTCCGCATCCAAAACCCAACTGGCACTCACGGTTGTGGGTACAGTCGAGAAACCCTGGCTCCGTTCTGGAGGGAAATTTGGAGATTACCTTTATCTCACGGGAACCCTGGGCTTAAGCCAATTGGGATACAAAACCCTTAAAAAAAAATCAAAAGAAAAAAAATATAAAGAAGCAGTGGACCGCCATCTTTCTCCTAAATCTCGTTATGCGATCCTAAACAAACTAAAAGCTTTTAAAATTCATGCATGTATGGACATTACTGATGGTCTCATCCAGGACAGCGAACGTTTGGCTCTCACCTCCAAAGGAAGGTTAAAAATTCAAATCGAATCAATTCCCCTCCATCCATTGGCAGTCAAAGAACTTGGAATCGATTTATGTTTGGGTTCTGGTGAAGAGTTAGAACTTTTGTTTTTATCACCAGAAATTTTGCCACCAGAACTTGTCGGAGTTCCTGTGACGATGATCGGAAAGTTAGAAGATGGAAAACCGGGAGTTCTATTTCAAAAAGAAGGGAAAAATTACCATCCGAAAACCAGAGGTTACCTTCACTTTTCCGAAGAGGAATAA
- a CDS encoding YajQ family cyclic di-GMP-binding protein, protein MAQDPSFDIVSKIERPELQNAVAQAMTEIQTRFDFKGSNSEIKLTEDSLVLTSENDIKLKQVIDVLTTKMAKRGISLKAFDFDSKIESATGQTVRQKVKIQNGLDKEQTKQITTLIKDQKLKVQATIQGDSVRVVGKKKDDLQEVMAAIRNANFNFDANFTNFKG, encoded by the coding sequence ATGGCTCAAGATCCATCATTTGACATTGTATCAAAAATCGAAAGACCGGAATTACAAAACGCCGTGGCTCAGGCCATGACCGAGATCCAAACAAGGTTTGATTTTAAAGGATCCAACTCGGAGATCAAATTGACAGAAGATAGTTTGGTTTTGACTTCGGAAAACGATATCAAACTCAAACAGGTGATTGATGTCCTCACCACCAAAATGGCCAAACGGGGAATCAGCCTCAAGGCCTTTGATTTTGACTCCAAAATTGAATCGGCGACGGGCCAAACGGTGCGCCAAAAAGTAAAAATCCAGAATGGTTTGGACAAAGAACAAACCAAACAAATCACCACTCTCATCAAAGACCAAAAATTAAAGGTTCAAGCCACCATCCAAGGGGATTCTGTCCGAGTTGTGGGCAAAAAAAAGGACGATTTACAAGAGGTGATGGCGGCGATTCGAAATGCTAATTTCAATTTTGACGCCAATTTTACCAATTTTAAGGGTTAA